From candidate division TA06 bacterium, one genomic window encodes:
- a CDS encoding PorV/PorQ family protein, with protein MKTIILSAVCIVLAATAVLSMNAGDKAGLFLTLPQGGRPTAMGEAFTGITGDIYCGQWNPAGLADLSSLTMTASLAPTYLDMSYGYLSAALPYRRNTFGLAISYFNYGDLQGWDQNGLNPASFNAMDLGLAMLYARSFPGHKMALGGSLKLLREPIENESATAVMLDAGATKRINRFTLGVSLKNLGSGLKFNSESSGLPVTLSAGGTYYFIDLPLVPAISLDVPFDGHPVISLGAEYSLANYLSLRTGLRTERDQGFASWLRGGFGVNYNGFGVDYAMIPGNELGYTHVVTIGYHK; from the coding sequence ATGAAAACGATTATATTATCCGCGGTCTGCATCGTACTGGCTGCCACCGCCGTTCTATCCATGAACGCCGGCGACAAAGCGGGCCTGTTCCTAACCCTGCCCCAGGGCGGGCGTCCCACCGCCATGGGCGAAGCCTTCACCGGGATCACCGGCGATATTTACTGCGGCCAATGGAATCCGGCCGGTTTGGCGGACCTGAGTTCCTTGACCATGACAGCATCCCTGGCACCGACCTACCTGGATATGTCCTATGGATATCTGTCTGCAGCCCTGCCATACCGCCGCAACACATTCGGTCTGGCCATCAGCTATTTCAATTACGGAGACCTGCAAGGCTGGGACCAAAACGGCTTGAATCCGGCCTCCTTCAATGCCATGGACCTCGGCCTGGCCATGCTGTATGCCCGCTCGTTTCCGGGCCATAAGATGGCGCTGGGGGGGTCTCTAAAGTTGTTGCGCGAGCCCATCGAAAATGAATCAGCCACCGCCGTGATGTTGGATGCCGGAGCCACCAAGCGGATCAACCGGTTTACCCTGGGCGTCAGCCTTAAAAATCTCGGTTCGGGGTTAAAGTTCAACAGCGAATCGTCAGGACTGCCCGTCACGCTCTCAGCGGGCGGGACCTATTATTTCATAGATCTGCCGTTGGTCCCGGCCATTTCTCTCGATGTCCCGTTTGACGGACATCCGGTAATTTCCCTGGGGGCGGAATACTCTCTGGCCAACTATCTGTCGTTAAGGACAGGATTGCGAACCGAGCGCGATCAGGGATTTGCTTCCTGGCTACGCGGGGGTTTTGGCGTAAACTATAATGGGTTTGGAGTGGATTATGCCATGATCCCAGGCAACGAACTGGGATATACCCATGTTGTGACCATAGGATATCATAAATAA
- a CDS encoding T9SS type A sorting domain-containing protein, translated as MIKIAMLLLLLLPSLASAQVIAWGSRVRVDDAPGDTIHPASHPYTIIDDSLRIFSAWEDDRDNDGKHAICFARSNDRGGTFSTNIAVAPDTVDNVYPWLVKGSKNSVYVVWQALDAGNNWKIYFSRSGNGGNTFDAPDTVQGINIYNPYDGSFDGPTPKVAVDPRDSILYLVWTNYESGIGRYRVKCARSLTRNNVFIGETFVSSPDSQALHPAVDVGDNGKVFVAYVSFDGNNQDKCEIVSTHSADYGLTFDSTRLLVNDDPGSNRKRDFPNLYRTGNKVAVIWQDTRLQSNTQPNLFFSQKSDSQTAFSANIKADNGGGTNNYSPRIAVDRTNNNLVIAWHSNARADGGFELRMCAYNDTVGQFRPSYTVPNTYTGTSTAGFGKDYYPPALAIANINSVTNFFLVWQDLGEDASGNIYCIRGTVTNNIPHANLDELKVYPNPFKKWLGYGNVTFENLTATATIKIFDIKGRLVTTIEETNGDGEAIWNPNVASGIYLYLATNSQGQKKTGKIAILK; from the coding sequence ATGATCAAAATAGCGATGCTCCTGCTTCTGCTGTTGCCGAGCCTGGCCTCGGCCCAGGTTATTGCCTGGGGCAGCAGGGTCCGGGTCGACGACGCCCCCGGCGATACCATTCATCCGGCCAGCCATCCCTACACCATCATTGACGACAGCCTGCGGATCTTCTCGGCCTGGGAGGACGACCGGGACAACGACGGCAAGCATGCCATCTGCTTTGCCCGTTCCAACGACAGAGGGGGTACCTTTTCGACAAATATCGCCGTCGCCCCGGATACGGTGGACAACGTCTATCCCTGGCTGGTCAAGGGCAGCAAAAACAGCGTCTATGTGGTGTGGCAGGCCCTGGACGCGGGCAACAACTGGAAGATATATTTCTCCAGGTCGGGGAATGGAGGCAACACTTTCGACGCCCCGGACACAGTCCAGGGGATAAATATCTATAATCCTTATGATGGCAGTTTCGACGGGCCCACCCCTAAGGTGGCGGTGGATCCCCGCGACAGCATCCTGTACTTGGTTTGGACAAACTACGAGAGCGGTATCGGTCGCTATCGCGTCAAATGCGCCCGGTCGCTGACCCGCAACAATGTCTTTATCGGCGAAACCTTTGTATCCTCGCCCGATTCCCAAGCGCTCCATCCGGCGGTTGACGTCGGCGACAACGGTAAGGTGTTCGTGGCCTATGTATCATTCGATGGCAATAACCAGGACAAGTGTGAAATCGTTTCAACTCATTCGGCCGACTACGGCCTAACGTTTGATTCGACGCGGTTGCTCGTTAATGACGATCCCGGCAGCAACCGCAAGCGGGATTTCCCCAACCTGTACCGGACCGGTAATAAGGTGGCGGTGATCTGGCAGGATACCCGGCTGCAGTCCAACACCCAGCCCAATTTGTTCTTCAGCCAGAAGAGCGACAGCCAGACTGCTTTTTCGGCAAACATCAAGGCCGACAACGGCGGCGGCACTAATAATTACAGCCCGAGGATCGCGGTCGACCGCACCAATAACAATCTGGTTATAGCCTGGCATAGCAATGCACGGGCCGACGGCGGCTTTGAACTGCGAATGTGCGCCTACAACGACACTGTTGGCCAGTTCCGGCCCTCATATACCGTTCCCAACACCTATACCGGCACCAGCACCGCCGGGTTCGGCAAGGATTACTATCCGCCGGCCCTGGCCATTGCCAACATCAACAGCGTCACCAATTTCTTCCTGGTCTGGCAGGATTTGGGAGAGGACGCCTCGGGCAACATCTATTGCATCCGGGGCACGGTAACCAATAATATCCCCCATGCGAATCTGGACGAACTGAAGGTCTATCCCAATCCCTTCAAGAAATGGCTGGGTTACGGTAACGTCACCTTTGAAAACCTGACCGCCACGGCCACCATCAAAATATTTGATATAAAGGGACGTTTGGTAACAACCATCGAAGAGACCAACGGGGACGGCGAAGCCATTTGGAATCCAAACGTAGCCAGCGGGATATACCTGTACCTGGCAACAAATTCCCAGGGCCAGAAGAAGACGGGTAAGATTGCCATACTGAAATGA
- the tolB gene encoding Tol-Pal system beta propeller repeat protein TolB, with protein sequence MCQNAFSQADVYLKLSTSERRQLELGIAPLQTQDAKAAPEAAAAAQKMLDIIGDDMAFSLYFKIVYPPSLLEGYGLKKGKLDIGVWQMLEARQVLVPELRQEKKKTTLKLSVFDLGIQRQVFSKEIDPDGSRAAAHAASDQIIKNLTGENGVASTKIAFSLKSGRNKELVLADYDGGSFRSLTNFNSINISPDWQPHGRALAFVSFYRNRTDVMSLNLATGKTVIISQTEGLNTSPAWSPDGKSLALTLSKDGNAEIYLLSADSRELRRLTNSWAIDCSPSWSPNGRELVFNSDRPGSPQLYIMDSEGANVRRLTYQGGYNTSPCWSPRGDKIAFVSRIDGNFQICTVAITGDNFVQLTYEGDNEDPSWSPDGLHLCFSSSRTGSHQIWRMHWDGSAQQAITNNNGSYMPSWGPAQ encoded by the coding sequence TTGTGCCAAAACGCATTCTCCCAGGCGGACGTCTACTTAAAACTTTCCACCTCGGAGCGACGGCAGCTGGAACTGGGCATCGCCCCGCTGCAAACACAGGACGCCAAGGCTGCCCCCGAAGCCGCGGCCGCCGCCCAGAAGATGCTGGACATCATCGGCGACGACATGGCCTTTTCCCTGTATTTCAAGATCGTCTATCCGCCCTCGCTGCTGGAGGGCTACGGGCTTAAAAAGGGCAAGCTGGACATCGGGGTCTGGCAGATGCTGGAAGCCAGGCAGGTGCTGGTCCCCGAGCTGAGGCAGGAGAAGAAGAAAACCACTCTTAAGTTGTCGGTCTTCGACCTGGGCATCCAGCGCCAAGTCTTCAGCAAAGAGATTGATCCCGACGGCTCAAGAGCTGCGGCCCACGCAGCCAGCGACCAGATAATCAAGAATCTGACCGGCGAGAACGGGGTGGCTTCCACTAAAATTGCCTTCAGCCTGAAAAGCGGACGGAACAAGGAACTGGTGCTGGCCGATTACGACGGCGGCAGTTTCAGATCTTTGACCAATTTCAATTCCATCAATATTTCGCCGGACTGGCAGCCTCATGGGCGGGCGTTGGCCTTCGTCTCGTTCTACCGCAACCGCACCGACGTGATGTCACTGAACCTGGCCACCGGCAAGACGGTCATCATCTCTCAGACCGAAGGATTAAATACTTCCCCTGCTTGGTCGCCTGACGGAAAGTCCCTGGCTCTTACATTATCCAAGGACGGCAACGCCGAAATATACCTATTGTCCGCCGATAGCAGGGAGCTGCGCCGGCTGACAAATTCCTGGGCCATAGATTGCTCGCCCTCCTGGTCGCCCAACGGCCGGGAGCTGGTGTTCAACTCCGACCGACCCGGCTCGCCCCAACTGTATATCATGGACAGCGAAGGGGCCAATGTCCGACGGCTGACCTACCAAGGCGGCTACAACACCTCGCCTTGCTGGTCTCCCCGGGGCGACAAGATCGCCTTCGTCTCCCGGATCGACGGAAATTTCCAGATCTGCACCGTCGCCATCACCGGGGACAACTTCGTCCAGCTGACCTACGAGGGCGACAACGAAGATCCCAGCTGGTCGCCGGACGGCCTGCATCTGTGCTTTTCCTCCAGCCGCACCGGGAGCCACCAGATCTGGCGGATGCACTGGGACGGCAGCGCCCAGCAGGCCATCACCAATAATAACGGTTCGTACATGCCGTCCTGGGGCCCGGCGCAGTAA
- a CDS encoding TonB C-terminal domain-containing protein: MKKAFVISFFIHLAFLLGIFTASYVLKASAKPIYPQVYQVSLVSLPAAAPEATESQEMTGPQVPEEKPKPEPSPKKAKPPEKKKPAPTPAKTASPKTNTAGLPKGMKIVSSEGGVPSDSYYLALILSKISRNWNNPYQGKKETVRAQIYFRIDKNGKLQEVKIENSSGDAIFDQSALRAVYDAKIFPPLPEEMKLSNLGVHFEFEYVK, from the coding sequence ATGAAAAAGGCCTTCGTCATATCATTCTTCATTCACCTGGCTTTTCTGCTGGGGATCTTCACCGCTTCCTACGTACTGAAAGCGTCGGCCAAGCCTATCTATCCCCAGGTCTACCAGGTCAGCTTGGTCTCGCTGCCGGCCGCGGCGCCGGAGGCAACGGAATCTCAGGAAATGACCGGGCCGCAGGTTCCGGAGGAAAAGCCCAAGCCGGAACCGTCGCCCAAGAAGGCAAAACCGCCCGAAAAGAAAAAGCCAGCCCCGACCCCGGCCAAAACGGCGTCGCCCAAAACCAATACCGCCGGGCTTCCCAAGGGCATGAAGATCGTGTCCTCCGAGGGCGGCGTGCCGTCGGATTCCTATTACCTGGCGCTGATCCTCTCCAAAATCAGTCGGAACTGGAACAATCCCTACCAGGGAAAAAAGGAAACGGTCAGAGCTCAAATTTATTTCCGGATTGACAAGAACGGGAAACTGCAGGAAGTGAAGATCGAGAATTCCTCCGGCGACGCCATCTTCGACCAGTCGGCCCTGCGGGCGGTGTACGACGCCAAGATATTCCCGCCCCTGCCCGAGGAGATGAAGCTTTCCAACCTGGGGGTGCATTTTGAATTTGAGTACGTGAAGTAA
- a CDS encoding biopolymer transporter ExbD, producing MRRQRSGLQPMAMINMTNLIDVCMVLLITFMITAPMMRSGMDVALPKSSSTKPQVEEGLTITLTSGGKIIVSNQTVSQSAFPKVIKGILATNPSQPVYLKADKTVPYGLVVEVIGQLKELKVTNLGLVTEPKMSK from the coding sequence ATGCGACGCCAACGCTCCGGCCTGCAGCCGATGGCCATGATCAACATGACGAATTTGATAGACGTCTGCATGGTGCTGCTGATAACCTTCATGATCACCGCGCCTATGATGCGCTCCGGGATGGACGTGGCCTTACCCAAGTCGTCATCCACCAAACCCCAGGTGGAGGAGGGACTGACCATCACTTTGACCTCCGGCGGCAAGATCATCGTCTCCAACCAGACCGTGTCCCAGAGTGCGTTTCCCAAGGTGATCAAAGGGATCCTGGCCACAAACCCCAGCCAGCCGGTGTATTTGAAGGCCGACAAGACCGTGCCCTACGGGCTGGTGGTGGAAGTGATCGGGCAACTGAAGGAGCTGAAGGTAACCAATTTGGGGCTGGTAACAGAACCTAAGATGTCAAAGTAA
- a CDS encoding MotA/TolQ/ExbB proton channel family protein, whose protein sequence is MLGYDVFTNLIMFSLVYLSVYSWSVIIYKNRCFKKIKQANKKFMESFRRRKTFNDPFKSANTDSASFAVLAEGLAEAQRLSGGEQVSFPLEVLPNIQAAMERSIGQQEEDLSSKLISLASITSISPLLGLLGTVWGIMIAFVDIKNFGSSSIQVVAPGIAEALVTTIAGLVVAIPASMAYNAFNANIRQMTLEMENLSSEFLGDLRMHSVYGGK, encoded by the coding sequence ATGCTGGGCTACGACGTCTTCACCAACCTGATTATGTTCTCACTGGTTTACTTGTCGGTCTATTCCTGGTCGGTGATAATCTACAAAAACCGCTGCTTCAAAAAAATAAAACAGGCCAACAAAAAGTTCATGGAATCCTTCCGCCGGCGCAAAACCTTCAACGATCCCTTTAAGTCCGCCAATACCGATTCCGCCAGCTTTGCCGTGCTGGCCGAGGGTCTGGCCGAGGCCCAGCGCCTCTCCGGCGGCGAACAGGTCTCGTTTCCCCTGGAGGTGCTGCCCAACATCCAGGCGGCCATGGAGCGGTCAATCGGCCAGCAGGAGGAGGACCTTTCCAGCAAGCTGATCTCGCTGGCCTCCATCACCAGCATCTCGCCGCTTCTCGGTCTGTTGGGCACGGTCTGGGGCATTATGATCGCTTTTGTGGACATCAAGAACTTCGGGTCATCCAGCATTCAAGTAGTTGCCCCTGGGATCGCCGAGGCCCTGGTGACCACCATCGCCGGGCTGGTGGTGGCCATTCCGGCCTCCATGGCCTACAACGCCTTCAATGCCAACATCCGGCAGATGACGCTGGAGATGGAGAACCTGTCATCGGAGTTCCTGGGGGACCTGCGGATGCACTCGGTCTACGGAGGAAAGTAA